From the genome of Desulfofundulus luciae, one region includes:
- a CDS encoding CarD family transcriptional regulator, translating to MFKVGDKVVYPMHGAGIIEAIEEKEVLGEKKQYYILRLPVGDMKVMIPIANCREVGLREVIDRASVPKVINVLKGKSTAMSSNWNRRYRANLEKMRSGDIYEVAEVVRNLAKREKEKGLSSGERKMLENARQILISELALATELEEEKAQSLVDSAFA from the coding sequence TTGTTTAAAGTTGGTGATAAAGTCGTGTACCCCATGCACGGGGCAGGGATCATCGAAGCCATTGAGGAAAAGGAAGTCCTGGGAGAGAAGAAGCAGTATTATATTTTGCGCTTACCCGTGGGTGATATGAAAGTAATGATTCCCATCGCCAACTGCCGGGAGGTTGGCCTGCGGGAGGTTATAGACCGGGCAAGCGTTCCGAAGGTGATCAATGTTCTCAAGGGGAAAAGTACCGCCATGTCCTCCAACTGGAACCGGCGCTACCGGGCCAACCTGGAAAAAATGCGTAGCGGTGATATATATGAGGTAGCCGAAGTGGTGCGTAACCTGGCCAAACGGGAGAAGGAAAAAGGCCTTTCTTCCGGGGAAAGAAAAATGCTTGAAAATGCGCGTCAAATACTAATCAGTGAGCTGGCTCTGGCTACCGAGTTGGAGGAAGAAAAGGCCCAGTCCCTGGTGGACAGCGCTTTCGCCTGA
- a CDS encoding AbrB/MazE/SpoVT family DNA-binding domain-containing protein — protein MSYIATISSKGWVVIPRELRERYGIRPGGKVLFTESESGLTIVPLPEDPIKSFKGIFKEYPLVDELLEARKEEVAREELRTRQLRDAGVLPE, from the coding sequence ATGTCTTATATCGCTACTATATCCTCGAAAGGTTGGGTAGTTATACCCAGGGAGCTTCGCGAACGGTACGGAATCCGTCCCGGGGGAAAGGTACTTTTTACAGAAAGCGAAAGCGGTCTAACCATCGTGCCGTTACCCGAAGACCCAATCAAATCATTCAAGGGTATTTTTAAAGAATATCCCCTGGTGGATGAATTACTGGAAGCCCGAAAGGAAGAGGTCGCTCGTGAAGAATTACGTACTAGACAGCTACGCGATGCTGGCGTACTTCCAGAATGA
- a CDS encoding response regulator transcription factor yields MEKKILIVEDEEGTRNYVRFVLEQNGFTVYEAACGEKALELVPCVQPHLVLLDIKLPGVDGYEVCRRIRNNHPGAGIIMLTACDEGINKVKGLELGADDYIVKPFDSLELAARVKAVFRRLSHTPGDIPVSYSDLKIIPSTRQVYRKGVPVALTPKEYDLLLFLARNPNRIISREELLNHVWGDNYSGELKTVDIYISRLRAKLENRPDKPRLIKTIRGAGYLFKPD; encoded by the coding sequence ATGGAAAAGAAAATCCTTATTGTAGAGGATGAGGAAGGTACAAGAAATTATGTTCGTTTTGTTCTGGAGCAAAACGGTTTCACCGTTTATGAAGCTGCCTGCGGGGAAAAAGCACTGGAACTGGTGCCCTGTGTACAGCCCCACCTCGTGCTTTTGGATATAAAACTTCCTGGAGTGGACGGTTACGAAGTGTGCCGCAGAATCAGGAATAACCACCCCGGCGCAGGTATTATCATGCTTACCGCCTGCGACGAGGGCATAAATAAGGTGAAGGGGCTGGAGCTGGGTGCCGATGATTATATTGTTAAGCCCTTTGATTCACTGGAACTGGCGGCCAGGGTAAAGGCGGTATTTCGCCGCCTTTCGCATACTCCCGGGGATATACCTGTTTCTTACAGTGATTTAAAAATCATCCCCTCGACCAGGCAAGTTTACAGGAAGGGAGTACCTGTTGCGCTGACGCCCAAGGAATACGACCTGCTGCTTTTTTTGGCCCGGAACCCCAACCGGATAATCAGCAGGGAAGAGCTTTTAAACCATGTATGGGGTGATAATTATTCGGGAGAGCTCAAAACAGTGGATATATACATCAGCAGGCTGAGGGCCAAACTGGAGAACCGGCCGGATAAACCCAGGTTGATTAAAACAATCCGGGGTGCCGGTTATCTTTTTAAGCCTGACTAA
- a CDS encoding radical SAM protein, whose amino-acid sequence MIPQVLAFITTYRCNFSCDHCSVAAGPERREVLAAGVMQRVIEQAYALPSIRVIVFTGGEPTLYPELIQEGIKLAHEKGFVTRLVTNAWWAQTAEKAYRFLQDYRAAGLDELNISYDDFHAKYLESFGGERNLLNAIRAATELGMTTLVGSVLYHGARIRSGYLRRIFKDAGIQQEIKFLEDFVFPLGRARRKLPLHLFPSDMEKREQGACQEAGHTLTILPDGKILFCCGHIINSKAQAILTVDSMASGVSLPEIVGRMQRNVFYWWLHLEGPEAVLAELGVEKKFYRRCEACFYLGTACRKKLLTLAARKEEIFARWEARKIGLPA is encoded by the coding sequence ATGATTCCGCAGGTTCTGGCTTTTATTACCACGTACAGGTGCAACTTTTCCTGTGATCATTGCTCCGTCGCTGCCGGACCGGAGCGCCGGGAAGTGCTGGCGGCAGGTGTTATGCAGCGGGTCATAGAACAGGCTTATGCCCTGCCGTCCATCCGGGTGATCGTTTTTACCGGTGGCGAACCTACACTTTACCCGGAACTCATACAAGAAGGGATTAAGCTGGCGCATGAAAAAGGTTTCGTTACCCGGTTGGTGACCAACGCCTGGTGGGCCCAAACGGCGGAGAAAGCATATCGTTTTCTGCAGGATTATCGAGCAGCGGGTCTTGACGAACTCAATATCAGTTACGACGACTTTCATGCAAAGTATCTTGAGTCGTTCGGCGGTGAGCGGAATCTGCTCAACGCCATAAGGGCGGCAACTGAACTGGGCATGACCACGCTGGTGGGCTCGGTACTGTACCATGGGGCCAGGATAAGATCCGGTTACTTACGCAGGATCTTCAAAGATGCCGGCATCCAGCAAGAAATCAAGTTCCTGGAGGATTTCGTGTTTCCTTTAGGCCGCGCCCGGCGGAAACTGCCTTTACACCTTTTCCCTTCCGACATGGAAAAAAGAGAGCAAGGGGCCTGCCAGGAGGCCGGGCATACTTTAACAATTTTGCCGGATGGAAAAATATTGTTTTGTTGCGGGCACATCATAAACAGTAAGGCGCAGGCCATTCTGACGGTAGATAGTATGGCTTCCGGGGTTTCCCTGCCCGAAATTGTCGGGCGGATGCAGCGTAACGTATTTTACTGGTGGCTGCACCTCGAAGGACCGGAAGCGGTACTGGCCGAACTGGGGGTGGAAAAAAAATTTTACCGGAGGTGTGAAGCCTGCTTTTACCTGGGTACGGCCTGCCGGAAAAAGTTGCTCACTCTGGCGGCGAGGAAAGAGGAAATTTTCGCGCGGTGGGAGGCGAGAAAAATTGGCCTACCAGCTTAG
- a CDS encoding UPF0175 family protein: protein MKQVTVSVNIPEEVIHLLGLKEKELERELKIRFAVTLYSEGRVSLGKAVEISGLPYAEFMELLADYGLGIDYGLEDLQEDLQAIKELDALGEDRSK from the coding sequence ATGAAGCAAGTGACCGTGAGCGTCAATATACCGGAAGAAGTGATCCATCTGTTGGGTCTGAAGGAAAAAGAGCTGGAAAGGGAATTAAAGATAAGGTTCGCTGTAACCCTCTACAGTGAGGGCCGGGTAAGTCTCGGCAAGGCAGTAGAAATATCGGGACTGCCTTACGCAGAATTCATGGAACTGCTTGCCGACTACGGCCTGGGGATCGATTACGGCCTGGAGGACCTCCAGGAAGACCTGCAGGCCATCAAGGAGCTGGATGCCCTTGGAGAAGATCGTAGTAAGTGA
- a CDS encoding DVU0298 family protein, with translation MAFIPGEGVESILNTKDLVVTLLKERKYDEIAEMVAGDRARIRYLRRLLYEPGTLLCWRAIEAMGVVAGRLAEEDPQAVRLILRNLLWAINEESGGIGWASVEAMGEIVARRPDLYGDYASIILFHVEEEMLRRGVMWAAGQIARVSPDLVRRYIPMLAPYVDDPDPVVRGYTLRFLGIMGEKLDREQYGHLLQDTSTVPVYGSGEIRQLTVAELAAGVVEKIAEPGCLCPGVK, from the coding sequence ATGGCTTTTATACCCGGCGAAGGAGTGGAGTCTATTTTGAATACTAAAGACCTCGTGGTGACCCTGTTAAAAGAGCGGAAGTATGATGAAATCGCCGAAATGGTGGCCGGGGACAGAGCCAGGATCAGGTACTTGAGGAGGCTCCTGTACGAGCCGGGTACGCTCCTCTGCTGGCGAGCCATCGAGGCCATGGGTGTGGTGGCCGGGCGCCTGGCCGAAGAAGATCCCCAGGCGGTAAGGTTGATTTTGCGCAACCTGCTCTGGGCCATTAACGAGGAATCCGGGGGCATTGGCTGGGCCTCCGTGGAAGCCATGGGGGAAATTGTTGCCCGCCGGCCGGATCTATATGGGGATTATGCTTCCATCATCCTTTTTCACGTGGAGGAGGAGATGCTGCGCCGCGGAGTAATGTGGGCGGCAGGACAAATTGCCCGGGTCAGCCCGGACCTGGTGAGGAGATACATACCCATGCTGGCTCCCTACGTTGACGATCCCGATCCGGTGGTGAGGGGATATACCCTGCGATTTCTCGGCATCATGGGCGAGAAACTGGATAGGGAGCAATACGGGCATCTGCTGCAGGATACCAGTACCGTACCCGTTTATGGGAGCGGGGAGATACGTCAACTGACTGTTGCCGAATTGGCCGCCGGGGTAGTTGAAAAAATTGCCGAACCAGGCTGTTTATGCCCCGGCGTAAAATAG
- a CDS encoding nucleoside triphosphate pyrophosphohydrolase family protein — MKNVVYDDFQRTVSEVLVCNRSVLDVLAKTQEANARLNRAVIKTVTSCGCLRINARKKEIPPEATLADLRHLLESHLAGEMCEECREAVENAIGRCLFYLAALCHLLDLNLDDIVTREQKHLRILGIYNLA, encoded by the coding sequence ATCAAAAATGTGGTCTATGATGACTTTCAGCGCACGGTTTCGGAAGTGCTGGTCTGCAACCGCAGTGTACTGGATGTCCTGGCCAAAACCCAGGAAGCAAACGCCCGCCTGAACCGGGCAGTGATTAAAACGGTTACCAGTTGTGGATGCCTGAGAATAAACGCCCGTAAAAAAGAAATTCCCCCGGAAGCCACGCTGGCCGATCTGCGCCATCTGCTGGAATCACACCTGGCGGGGGAAATGTGCGAGGAATGCCGGGAAGCGGTAGAAAACGCCATCGGGCGCTGTCTGTTCTACCTGGCGGCCCTTTGCCACTTGCTTGATTTAAATCTGGACGATATAGTAACCAGGGAACAAAAACATCTGCGCATTCTGGGTATATACAACCTGGCCTAA
- the radA gene encoding DNA repair protein RadA produces MAGKTRFCCQECGHCTPRWLGRCPECGAWNTLVEEAVAGTKQRPGIDTPTPLPITQISLNKEERFSTGIGELDRVLGGGVVPASLILLGGDPGIGKSTLLLQVATCVAGAGRVVLYVTGEESVQQVRLRAFRLGVESSRLYLLAETDIDAVENSIRSLNPALVIVDSIQTMHKVDFGSAPGSVGQVRECATQFMRLAKETGVAIFLVGHVTKEGLLAGPRVLEHMVDAVLYFEGERHQSYRILRGVKNRFGSTNEIGVFEMKDDGLVEVANPSSLFMIQHPAGPVAGAVVVPTLEGTRPLLVEIQALVSPTGFGNPRRMTAGVDYNRVILIMAVLEKRVGLHLGSYDAYVNAVGGVRLVEPAVDLGIAVALASSFRDIPVNCRLAVVGEIGLTGELRPVTGIEKRVQEAMQLGFTHCLLPRANLGQVDPSRLGSMTVWGAQTLSEALEIALEQ; encoded by the coding sequence ATGGCCGGTAAAACCCGCTTTTGCTGTCAGGAATGCGGACACTGCACCCCCCGCTGGCTGGGTCGCTGTCCTGAATGCGGGGCCTGGAATACCCTGGTGGAGGAGGCGGTTGCCGGGACAAAGCAGCGCCCCGGTATAGATACTCCCACTCCCCTTCCCATTACTCAGATTTCGCTGAATAAGGAAGAACGCTTTTCCACCGGTATCGGGGAACTGGACCGGGTGCTGGGTGGCGGTGTGGTGCCTGCCTCCCTAATTTTGTTGGGGGGAGATCCGGGGATCGGTAAATCTACTCTCCTTTTGCAGGTAGCTACCTGCGTAGCCGGTGCCGGACGGGTGGTGCTTTATGTTACCGGTGAGGAATCGGTGCAGCAGGTGCGCTTGAGGGCCTTCCGCCTGGGTGTAGAGTCCAGCCGGCTGTATCTTCTCGCGGAAACAGATATAGATGCGGTAGAAAACAGCATCAGATCCTTGAATCCCGCCCTGGTAATTGTGGATTCCATCCAAACCATGCATAAGGTCGATTTTGGTTCGGCTCCGGGCAGTGTGGGACAGGTGCGGGAGTGCGCCACCCAGTTTATGCGCCTGGCCAAAGAAACGGGAGTAGCCATTTTTCTGGTCGGGCACGTAACCAAGGAAGGGCTTCTGGCCGGCCCCCGCGTTCTGGAGCATATGGTGGATGCAGTGCTTTACTTTGAGGGGGAAAGGCACCAATCCTACCGTATTTTGCGGGGTGTGAAAAATAGATTTGGTTCCACCAACGAGATTGGCGTTTTTGAAATGAAAGATGACGGTCTGGTGGAGGTTGCCAATCCTTCTTCCTTGTTTATGATCCAGCATCCCGCCGGGCCGGTGGCCGGGGCAGTGGTGGTTCCCACCCTGGAAGGAACAAGACCGCTGCTGGTGGAAATACAGGCCCTGGTGTCGCCCACGGGCTTTGGCAATCCCCGGCGCATGACTGCAGGAGTGGACTACAACCGGGTGATCCTGATCATGGCCGTGCTGGAAAAGCGGGTCGGCCTGCATCTGGGCAGCTATGACGCCTATGTCAACGCGGTGGGCGGGGTGCGCCTGGTGGAGCCGGCGGTAGACCTGGGCATAGCGGTGGCCCTGGCTTCCAGTTTCCGGGATATTCCCGTAAACTGCCGCCTGGCGGTGGTGGGGGAAATAGGCCTGACCGGGGAACTTCGCCCCGTCACCGGGATAGAGAAACGGGTTCAGGAGGCGATGCAGCTGGGGTTTACCCACTGCCTGCTGCCCCGGGCCAATCTGGGCCAGGTGGACCCGTCCCGGTTGGGATCCATGACCGTTTGGGGGGCTCAAACGCTGTCCGAAGCCCTTGAAATAGCCCTGGAACAATGA
- the ispD gene encoding 2-C-methyl-D-erythritol 4-phosphate cytidylyltransferase: protein MDSVFGVVVAAGRSVRMGQGVNKQFLPLSGLPVLARSLRVFEEAVPVKGYVLVMAEGEVDRASRLACEWGCRKLLAVVPGGERRQDSVRKGLEALPAEAEIVLVHDGARPLVGVEELVAVASEAARWGAATLAVPVKDTVKEAGTDGFVVRTLPREVLWLTQTPQGFRYSLLREAHQRAEAEKITATDDASLVEVLGHRVKLVPGSYRNIKITTPEDLAVAEALLGIEGGISMPLAPLRVGFGYDVHRLVTGRPLILGGVNVPFDRGLEGHSDADVLVHAVMDALLGAAGQGDIGRHFPDHDPRYAGISSLLLLERVGRLLAEKGFAVNNIDAVVVAQAPRLAAYIPSMEFNIARSLDIDAGRINVKATTTEGLGFTGTGEGIAAYAVAAVVSSRGRPENPLPTGALD from the coding sequence TTGGATAGTGTTTTTGGCGTGGTGGTGGCCGCGGGACGATCTGTACGGATGGGGCAGGGAGTAAACAAGCAGTTTCTGCCCCTTTCCGGTTTGCCGGTACTGGCCCGGAGCCTGCGGGTTTTTGAGGAGGCTGTGCCGGTTAAAGGTTATGTTCTGGTAATGGCAGAGGGTGAGGTAGACCGCGCGTCCCGGCTGGCCTGTGAATGGGGCTGCCGCAAGCTGCTGGCGGTGGTGCCCGGTGGTGAGCGGCGGCAGGATTCCGTGCGCAAGGGGCTGGAGGCCCTGCCGGCGGAAGCGGAGATAGTGCTCGTTCACGACGGTGCCCGGCCGCTGGTGGGGGTGGAAGAGCTGGTGGCGGTGGCCTCCGAGGCCGCCCGCTGGGGGGCGGCCACCCTGGCCGTGCCTGTGAAAGATACGGTCAAAGAAGCCGGTACCGACGGCTTTGTGGTCCGCACCCTCCCCCGGGAGGTACTGTGGCTGACCCAAACCCCCCAGGGTTTCAGGTATTCCCTGCTCCGGGAAGCCCACCAGAGGGCGGAGGCGGAAAAAATTACGGCCACCGACGATGCTTCCCTGGTGGAGGTTCTGGGCCACCGGGTGAAGCTAGTGCCCGGCTCCTACCGGAACATCAAGATCACCACCCCCGAGGACTTAGCCGTGGCGGAGGCGCTGCTCGGAATTGAAGGGGGAATTTCCATGCCTCTTGCCCCTTTGCGGGTGGGTTTTGGTTATGACGTGCACCGGCTGGTCACCGGGCGCCCCCTGATTCTGGGAGGGGTCAACGTACCCTTTGACCGGGGGCTGGAGGGCCACTCCGATGCCGATGTGCTGGTGCATGCCGTTATGGATGCCCTGCTGGGTGCGGCCGGGCAGGGGGACATCGGGCGCCATTTCCCCGATCATGATCCCCGGTATGCCGGCATTTCCAGCCTTCTGCTGCTGGAACGGGTGGGCCGCCTGCTGGCTGAGAAGGGTTTTGCCGTGAACAACATTGATGCCGTGGTGGTGGCCCAGGCACCCCGGCTGGCCGCATACATTCCCAGCATGGAATTTAACATTGCCCGCTCGCTCGATATTGATGCCGGCCGCATTAACGTCAAGGCTACAACCACCGAGGGGCTGGGGTTTACCGGCACCGGTGAGGGAATAGCGGCTTACGCCGTGGCCGCCGTTGTCTCTTCTCGGGGTCGTCCTGAAAATCCATTGCCCACAGGAGCTCTGGATTAA
- a CDS encoding DUF3368 domain-containing protein: protein MEKIVVSDTSPLIGLAHLGLLTIPKMLWGKLYIPNAVFAEVLRKSPGREEIQRAVSDGWIIVKKVNDMATVKILNDVFGPGESECFVLVRELKTHLLVMDEKRGRKAAKRFGFRLTGTVGILTTAVEKGLLQAEDMPALLKKLKNCGFRLSNDLVRQFAGS from the coding sequence TTGGAGAAGATCGTAGTAAGTGATACGTCGCCGCTCATCGGGCTGGCACACCTGGGACTGCTGACAATACCCAAAATGCTCTGGGGGAAGCTATACATCCCCAATGCAGTTTTTGCAGAAGTTCTCAGGAAATCACCCGGGCGTGAAGAAATCCAGAGGGCCGTCAGTGACGGCTGGATAATTGTGAAGAAAGTCAACGATATGGCCACCGTCAAAATCCTAAATGACGTGTTCGGCCCGGGCGAATCCGAATGTTTCGTCCTGGTCAGAGAACTTAAAACTCACCTTTTGGTAATGGACGAAAAGCGGGGAAGGAAAGCGGCAAAGCGATTCGGCTTCCGCTTAACGGGTACTGTAGGAATACTTACAACAGCGGTAGAGAAAGGCCTGCTGCAGGCCGAAGACATGCCCGCACTGCTTAAAAAACTTAAAAACTGCGGTTTCAGGTTATCCAACGACCTGGTGCGGCAGTTCGCGGGAAGTTGA
- a CDS encoding type II toxin-antitoxin system VapC family toxin — translation MNYWKPERKRSLVKNYVLDSYAMLAYFQNEAGADDVEKLLVEAAAGKAALFMSVINYGEVAYIIQRKAGKEKKYLFLSIMNALPIEITGVDREFALGAADIKAEHAISFGDCFALALARHVRGTVVTGDPEFEKVGNLVPIYWLPRKSRGR, via the coding sequence ATGAATTACTGGAAGCCCGAAAGGAAGAGGTCGCTCGTGAAGAATTACGTACTAGACAGCTACGCGATGCTGGCGTACTTCCAGAATGAGGCCGGGGCTGACGACGTGGAAAAACTGCTGGTGGAAGCGGCGGCCGGGAAGGCTGCCCTGTTCATGTCTGTGATCAATTATGGTGAAGTGGCCTACATAATCCAGCGGAAAGCCGGCAAGGAGAAAAAATACCTGTTCCTTTCGATAATGAACGCACTTCCCATTGAGATAACCGGAGTTGACAGGGAATTCGCCCTTGGCGCGGCGGACATTAAAGCCGAACATGCCATTTCGTTCGGAGATTGTTTCGCCCTGGCTCTGGCACGCCACGTCCGGGGAACCGTGGTAACCGGTGATCCTGAGTTTGAGAAGGTCGGAAATCTGGTTCCGATCTACTGGTTACCCCGGAAAAGTAGGGGCCGCTAA
- a CDS encoding PIN/TRAM domain-containing protein, whose translation MLRRIIFFLLISLFSASGFYVGLLILDKGLLSLPAGLPQLKFGILALSTLVGLVLGLVLASPIIRGALRLTSFLEQRLSRTPTQDLVMGSVGLIIGLIIANLLGSILFVLGPLGRLIWILGTLLLGYLGMSVAIKKREELLGLFSNFPRFGKEKVSRSENRQSNYKLLDTSVIIDGRIADLVESGFIEGTLLVPAFVLEELRHIADSPDVLKRNRGRRGLDILNQMRKNSPVKVQIIDNVRGLDDVAEVDSKLVKLAQKLGAKIMTNDFNLNKVAELHGVKVLNINELANAIKPVVLPGEEMTVQVVRDGKEAGQGVGYLDDGTMIVVDGGKKYIGQTISVLVTSVLQTAAGRMIFARPRQEQRQEAQNVRYNGVNALG comes from the coding sequence TTGCTCAGGCGCATTATTTTTTTTCTGCTGATCTCCCTTTTTTCGGCATCCGGCTTTTATGTGGGCTTGCTCATCCTGGACAAGGGTCTTTTATCCCTTCCGGCCGGTTTACCCCAGCTTAAGTTTGGCATCCTGGCCCTGAGTACCCTGGTGGGGCTGGTTCTGGGATTAGTGCTGGCCTCTCCGATTATCCGTGGGGCGCTGCGCTTGACTTCTTTCCTGGAACAGCGCCTTTCCAGGACACCGACCCAGGACCTGGTCATGGGTTCTGTGGGCTTGATTATTGGACTCATAATTGCTAATTTATTAGGTTCAATTCTTTTCGTTCTGGGACCTTTGGGCAGGTTAATCTGGATCCTGGGTACGCTGCTTTTGGGTTATCTGGGCATGAGTGTGGCCATAAAAAAGCGGGAAGAATTGCTGGGTCTGTTTAGCAATTTTCCCCGCTTCGGCAAGGAAAAGGTTTCCCGGTCGGAAAACCGCCAGTCCAATTACAAGCTGCTGGACACCAGCGTGATCATAGACGGCCGCATTGCGGATCTGGTTGAGAGCGGCTTCATCGAAGGCACCCTTCTGGTCCCCGCCTTTGTGCTGGAGGAACTGCGGCATATCGCTGATTCCCCGGACGTGCTGAAGCGCAACCGCGGCCGCCGGGGCCTGGATATCTTAAACCAGATGCGCAAGAATTCCCCGGTGAAGGTGCAGATTATCGACAACGTGCGGGGCCTGGATGATGTGGCCGAGGTTGACTCCAAGCTGGTGAAACTGGCCCAGAAGTTGGGGGCCAAAATAATGACCAACGATTTTAATCTGAACAAGGTGGCCGAGCTTCACGGCGTGAAGGTGCTCAACATAAATGAATTGGCCAACGCCATCAAGCCGGTGGTCCTGCCTGGAGAAGAGATGACCGTGCAGGTGGTGCGGGACGGCAAGGAGGCCGGCCAGGGAGTGGGCTACCTGGACGACGGCACCATGATCGTGGTGGACGGGGGCAAAAAATATATAGGTCAAACCATCAGCGTGCTGGTGACCAGCGTTCTGCAAACCGCGGCCGGACGGATGATCTTTGCCCGCCCCCGGCAGGAACAGCGCCAGGAGGCACAAAATGTGCGGTACAACGGGGTGAACGCCCTTGGATAG
- the disA gene encoding DNA integrity scanning diadenylate cyclase DisA yields MKEERVEDRLLQLLRTVAPGTPLREGLENILRAKTGALIVIGDSPEVMEIAEGGFAVNAEFTPANLYELAKMDGAIILSSDLKRILAANTQLIPNLSIPSTETGIRHRTAERVAKQTGALVISISQRRGVITIYKGNLKYVLRDVGVILAKANQAIQTLEKYRLVLDRVVTELSILEFEEAVTLFDVSRAIQRVEMVLRVVKEIEKYISELGVEGRLITMQLEELVTGVEHEGLLIIRDYTTAGDKPPGTILGMINSWPAEDLLDLSLIARALGYPGSASILDQSVSPRGYRILDKIPRLPLPVIENMVKEFGSLKNILNASIEELDAVEGIGEARARSIKEGLARYREQLVQERHN; encoded by the coding sequence TTGAAGGAGGAACGCGTGGAAGACAGGCTGTTGCAGTTACTGCGTACTGTGGCTCCCGGCACCCCCTTGCGGGAAGGCCTGGAGAATATTCTGCGGGCGAAAACGGGGGCGCTAATTGTTATTGGCGACTCGCCGGAAGTGATGGAGATTGCTGAAGGGGGATTTGCCGTCAACGCGGAATTTACGCCGGCCAACCTTTATGAGCTGGCCAAGATGGACGGGGCCATTATCTTAAGTTCGGATTTAAAGCGGATTCTGGCGGCGAACACCCAGCTCATTCCCAACCTGAGCATTCCCTCCACCGAGACCGGGATCAGGCACCGTACGGCCGAGCGGGTGGCCAAACAAACCGGTGCCCTGGTCATTTCCATTTCCCAGCGCCGTGGAGTGATTACCATCTACAAGGGGAATTTGAAGTATGTATTGCGGGATGTGGGGGTAATTCTGGCCAAAGCAAACCAGGCTATTCAGACCCTGGAAAAATATCGGTTGGTGCTGGACCGGGTGGTGACGGAATTAAGCATCCTGGAGTTTGAAGAGGCGGTGACTCTCTTTGATGTGAGCCGGGCCATCCAGCGCGTGGAGATGGTACTGCGGGTAGTCAAGGAGATTGAAAAATATATCAGTGAACTGGGCGTAGAGGGCAGGCTGATCACCATGCAGTTGGAAGAACTGGTGACCGGCGTGGAACATGAGGGTCTCCTGATCATTCGTGATTATACCACAGCCGGGGATAAGCCGCCGGGCACTATTCTGGGTATGATCAATAGCTGGCCGGCAGAGGATCTTTTAGACCTTTCCCTCATTGCCCGCGCCCTGGGCTATCCCGGGAGTGCCAGCATTCTCGACCAGAGCGTTTCGCCCAGAGGGTACCGCATTCTGGATAAAATCCCCCGCCTGCCCCTTCCGGTAATTGAGAACATGGTCAAGGAGTTTGGCTCTTTGAAAAATATTCTCAATGCCAGCATTGAAGAACTCGATGCGGTGGAAGGCATCGGGGAGGCGCGGGCCCGCTCCATTAAGGAAGGGTTGGCCCGTTACCGGGAGCAGCTCGTCCAGGAGCGCCATAATTAA
- a CDS encoding PH domain-containing protein: MASWDKGVMLWTALGLVALIPLLFIASPLNNVFIYILPRETYLHFEDWFLEGAEGYFAGGLSFSIIFLSYFFSPRGYLVGNHCLAINRLAGSISITYSSIHAIKIVENVWLSREIGVGGFWSWYGIFRTQEGDRVKVYATNLTKQMVQIKTTDGKTYYLSPAEPEKFVEAVKRHLNQNHQGGEKS; encoded by the coding sequence ATGGCTTCATGGGATAAGGGTGTAATGTTATGGACTGCTCTTGGCTTGGTAGCACTTATTCCACTTCTTTTCATCGCTTCCCCGCTGAATAATGTTTTTATTTACATACTCCCCAGGGAAACATACCTGCATTTCGAAGATTGGTTCCTGGAGGGAGCCGAAGGATATTTTGCTGGTGGTCTGTCTTTCTCTATTATATTCTTGAGTTATTTTTTTTCACCTCGCGGGTACCTTGTCGGCAATCATTGTTTGGCAATCAATAGATTAGCCGGAAGTATATCTATAACTTACAGTTCCATACATGCTATTAAAATAGTAGAAAATGTTTGGTTATCTAGAGAAATAGGAGTAGGGGGTTTTTGGAGCTGGTATGGTATATTCCGCACACAAGAGGGCGACAGGGTAAAGGTTTATGCTACTAATCTCACCAAACAAATGGTGCAAATTAAAACCACTGATGGAAAAACATACTACCTTTCCCCCGCTGAGCCGGAGAAGTTTGTCGAAGCGGTGAAGCGGCATTTAAACCAGAATCATCAAGGAGGAGAAAAATCATGA